Proteins encoded in a region of the Podarcis muralis chromosome 2, rPodMur119.hap1.1, whole genome shotgun sequence genome:
- the NPTX1 gene encoding neuronal pentraxin-1 isoform X2: MVLKVTPAFRGAASVGNFAPAMFAGVRCSLVLASFFFLRGCAQNFGQTRFICTSVPLDTDMCTSSMQSGGSTEDLKTTVLQLRETVLQQKETIMNQKETIRELTTKLGRCESQSSLDTVPSESKTGGGSNRKQTGSSKNTMGDLSRTPAAETLTQLGQTLQSLKTRLETLEQFSRMNSSSQTNSLKEILQNNIDDLEKQVLSRINSLEEGKYNPKNETEERGKIESTLTSLHQRISDLEKGQKDNRPTDKFQLTFPLRTNYMYAKVKKSLPEMYAFTICMWIKSNASPGVGTPFSYAVPGQANELVLIEWGNNPMEILINDKVAKLPFVINDGKWHHICITWTTRDGVWEAYQDGTQRGNGENLAPYHPIKPQGVLVLGQEQDTLGGGFDATQAFVGELAHFNIWDRKLTPGEIYNLATCSTKALSGSVIAWSETNIDIYGGATKWTFEACRQIN, translated from the exons ATGGTGCTGAAAGTAACTCCAGCGTTCCGGGGCGCCGCGTCTGTTGGGAACTTTGCCCCGGCCATGTTCGCAGGGGTGCGGTGCAGCCTCGTGTTGGCCTCGTTCTTCTTTTTGAGAGGATGCGCCCAGAATTTCGGGCAGACCCGGTTTATCTGCACCTCGGTGCCGTTGGATACGGACATGTGCACTTCTTCTATGCAGAGCGGCGGCAGCACGGAAGACCTGAAGACCACCGTGCTACAGCTGCGGGAAACGGTGCTTCAGCAAAAGGAGACCATCATGAACCAAAAGGAAACCATCAGGGAACTAACCACGAAGCTGGGCAGGTGTGAGAGCCAGAGCTCGCTGGACACGGTCCCCAGTGAATCCAAAACGGGAGGGGGCTCCAACAGGAAGCAGACCGGCTCTTCGAAAAACACCATGGGGGATCTGTCCCGGACTCCGGCTGCCGAGACCTTGACCCAACTTGGGCAAACTTTGCAGTCGCTTAAAACAAGACTAGAAACCTTGGAG CAATTCAGTAGGATGAattcttccagccagaccaatTCCCTGAAGGAGATACTCCAGAATAACATCGATGACTTAGAGAAGCAAGTCCTGTCCCGAATTAACAGCCTGGAAGAAGGCAAGTACAACCCCAAGAACGAGactgaagaaagaggaaaaatagaAAGCACTTTAACTTCCCTTCACCAAAGGATCAGTGACCTAGAGAAAG GCCAGAAAGACAATCGGCCAACAGATAAGTTTCAGCTGACTTTCCCCTTGAGAACCAACTATATGTATGCCAAGGTGAAGAAAAGCCTGCCAGAGATGTACGCCTTTACTATTTGCATGTGGATAAAATCGAATGCCTCCCCAGGTGTGGGCACACCCTTCTCTTATGCAGTACCTGGACAAGCCAATGAGCTAGTGCTTATTGAGTGGGGAAATAATCCCATGGAGATCCTTATCAATGATAAG gTAGCAAAGCTTCCTTTTGTCATTAACGATGGGAAATGGCACCATATCTGCATCACATGGACAACCCGGGATGGTGTCTGGGAGGCTTATCAAGATGGCACACAACGAGGCAATGGGGAAAACCTGGCCCCTTATCATCCTATCAAGCCACAAGGGGTCCTTGTTTTGGGACAGGAACAG GACACACTTGGAGGTGGATTTGATGCCACCCAGGCATTTGTGGGAGAACTAGCCCACTTCAACATCTGGGATCGGAAGCTCACCCCAGGGGAGATCTACAACCTGGCCACGTGCAGCACCAAAGCCCTGTCTGGTAGTGTCATAGCCTGGTCCGAGACCAACATTGATATTTATGGTGGAGCCACCAAATGGACATTTGAAGCCTGCCGTCAGATCAACTAA
- the NPTX1 gene encoding neuronal pentraxin-1 isoform X1, whose amino-acid sequence MVLKVTPAFRGAASVGNFAPAMFAGVRCSLVLASFFFLRGCAQNFGQTRFICTSVPLDTDMCTSSMQSGGSTEDLKTTVLQLRETVLQQKETIMNQKETIRELTTKLGRCESQSSLDTVPSESKTGGGSNRKQTGSSKNTMGDLSRTPAAETLTQLGQTLQSLKTRLETLEQFSRMNSSSQTNSLKEILQNNIDDLEKQVLSRINSLEEGQKDNRPTDKFQLTFPLRTNYMYAKVKKSLPEMYAFTICMWIKSNASPGVGTPFSYAVPGQANELVLIEWGNNPMEILINDKVAKLPFVINDGKWHHICITWTTRDGVWEAYQDGTQRGNGENLAPYHPIKPQGVLVLGQEQDTLGGGFDATQAFVGELAHFNIWDRKLTPGEIYNLATCSTKALSGSVIAWSETNIDIYGGATKWTFEACRQIN is encoded by the exons ATGGTGCTGAAAGTAACTCCAGCGTTCCGGGGCGCCGCGTCTGTTGGGAACTTTGCCCCGGCCATGTTCGCAGGGGTGCGGTGCAGCCTCGTGTTGGCCTCGTTCTTCTTTTTGAGAGGATGCGCCCAGAATTTCGGGCAGACCCGGTTTATCTGCACCTCGGTGCCGTTGGATACGGACATGTGCACTTCTTCTATGCAGAGCGGCGGCAGCACGGAAGACCTGAAGACCACCGTGCTACAGCTGCGGGAAACGGTGCTTCAGCAAAAGGAGACCATCATGAACCAAAAGGAAACCATCAGGGAACTAACCACGAAGCTGGGCAGGTGTGAGAGCCAGAGCTCGCTGGACACGGTCCCCAGTGAATCCAAAACGGGAGGGGGCTCCAACAGGAAGCAGACCGGCTCTTCGAAAAACACCATGGGGGATCTGTCCCGGACTCCGGCTGCCGAGACCTTGACCCAACTTGGGCAAACTTTGCAGTCGCTTAAAACAAGACTAGAAACCTTGGAG CAATTCAGTAGGATGAattcttccagccagaccaatTCCCTGAAGGAGATACTCCAGAATAACATCGATGACTTAGAGAAGCAAGTCCTGTCCCGAATTAACAGCCTGGAAGAAG GCCAGAAAGACAATCGGCCAACAGATAAGTTTCAGCTGACTTTCCCCTTGAGAACCAACTATATGTATGCCAAGGTGAAGAAAAGCCTGCCAGAGATGTACGCCTTTACTATTTGCATGTGGATAAAATCGAATGCCTCCCCAGGTGTGGGCACACCCTTCTCTTATGCAGTACCTGGACAAGCCAATGAGCTAGTGCTTATTGAGTGGGGAAATAATCCCATGGAGATCCTTATCAATGATAAG gTAGCAAAGCTTCCTTTTGTCATTAACGATGGGAAATGGCACCATATCTGCATCACATGGACAACCCGGGATGGTGTCTGGGAGGCTTATCAAGATGGCACACAACGAGGCAATGGGGAAAACCTGGCCCCTTATCATCCTATCAAGCCACAAGGGGTCCTTGTTTTGGGACAGGAACAG GACACACTTGGAGGTGGATTTGATGCCACCCAGGCATTTGTGGGAGAACTAGCCCACTTCAACATCTGGGATCGGAAGCTCACCCCAGGGGAGATCTACAACCTGGCCACGTGCAGCACCAAAGCCCTGTCTGGTAGTGTCATAGCCTGGTCCGAGACCAACATTGATATTTATGGTGGAGCCACCAAATGGACATTTGAAGCCTGCCGTCAGATCAACTAA